One region of bacterium genomic DNA includes:
- a CDS encoding double zinc ribbon domain-containing protein, whose product MIPLPPIIPGTCMACGTPIPADRQLCSACLANLPPAWFDPYSTQLPEIP is encoded by the coding sequence GTGATCCCCCTCCCGCCCATCATACCCGGGACCTGCATGGCCTGTGGCACGCCGATCCCCGCCGACCGCCAGCTCTGCTCCGCCTGTCTCGCGAATCTCCCGCCGGCATGGTTCGATCCCTACAGTACGCAGCTCCCGGAGATTCCATGA
- a CDS encoding TrmH family RNA methyltransferase — MKSGVVLGHLKYEVNEGVILRTAEAFGINNVFLVGGIDKSGAQGADKHLLYHRFDTYKEVCEFLVDNGFNLVVIENNDYARNVGAMKYPINPVFITGHENTGIPREFVEYAKAFVRIPQSSACYVRCLNTSVAMGIVLQDFHASLRRLC, encoded by the coding sequence ATGAAATCCGGTGTCGTTCTAGGTCATTTGAAGTATGAGGTCAACGAAGGCGTTATACTTAGGACAGCCGAAGCGTTCGGCATTAATAACGTATTCCTAGTCGGTGGTATTGACAAGTCCGGGGCCCAAGGCGCTGATAAACACCTTTTGTACCATCGTTTTGACACTTACAAAGAGGTGTGTGAGTTCCTTGTTGATAACGGATTTAATCTAGTTGTTATCGAGAACAACGATTATGCTCGCAACGTTGGCGCGATGAAGTATCCTATAAACCCAGTTTTTATCACCGGCCATGAAAATACGGGCATTCCACGAGAGTTCGTCGAGTACGCAAAAGCGTTTGTGAGAATCCCACAATCATCCGCCTGCTACGTGCGGTGTCTCAATACGTCGGTTGCGATGGGTATTGTGCTTCAAGATTTTCACGCTTCGCTGCGGAGGTTGTGCTGA